In Lujinxingia litoralis, the following proteins share a genomic window:
- the rpmB gene encoding 50S ribosomal protein L28 has translation MARKCKLTGKKPLVGNRVSHANNKTKMRQLPNLQNKRIYIPEEDRWVRVRLSARALRSVTKKGLLSFLKSEGLTLKDVVA, from the coding sequence ATGGCTCGCAAATGCAAACTCACCGGTAAGAAGCCGCTTGTTGGTAACCGCGTCTCGCACGCCAACAACAAGACCAAAATGCGCCAGCTGCCCAACCTGCAGAACAAGCGCATCTACATCCCCGAAGAAGATCGCTGGGTCCGCGTGCGCCTCTCGGCCCGCGCCCTGCGCAGCGTGACCAAGAAGGGCCTGCTGTCCTTCCTGAAGTCCGAAGGCCTCACGCTCAAAGACGTGGTCGCCTGA
- a CDS encoding FHA domain-containing protein, producing the protein MSDGKLSSKLQDEQAQTAQGEGAEGLSFRLGGRIRAPRSSGLDLPAYQPEEDEAVAAVAKRFRSGPGFGGAALKNAPTLDGDDAGAGDVDAGFLLDALEATAEPVTLAPLEDLGEVSITGRDLSQSSENLPLVEVEPLEESRRPAVCPSCHAENPASMKFCVECGGALAAPQKAGGQKVSLRSRVGSALVEKRREPPPASEAARQKNPWPIQLISINEDGSDGTAIALEFLETTVGREGDQRFPTDGFLSPRHARFHVLDGQLFIEDLYSLNGTFIKLRDETRLTAGDTILMGRQVLRFERFEQSITPKTKSSDGTRYMGSPAPGGTFKILQIGIGGIIQNVYCLPEAGAVLGREKGDIVFPHDKFMSGRHAQIYAGDDNQCYLVDLNSSNGTWIKIWEKTALKHRDYIFMGQQLFRVHQEQQG; encoded by the coding sequence GTGAGCGACGGAAAGTTGTCGTCGAAGTTGCAAGACGAACAGGCGCAGACGGCACAGGGCGAGGGCGCAGAAGGGCTCTCGTTTCGGCTTGGCGGGCGGATTCGCGCGCCGCGCTCCAGTGGCCTGGATCTGCCGGCCTATCAACCCGAAGAGGATGAGGCGGTGGCCGCCGTCGCCAAGCGCTTTCGCAGCGGCCCGGGCTTTGGCGGGGCGGCGCTTAAAAACGCGCCCACGCTCGATGGCGATGATGCCGGGGCGGGCGACGTCGACGCTGGATTCTTACTGGATGCGCTGGAGGCCACCGCTGAGCCGGTGACGCTGGCGCCGCTGGAGGATCTGGGGGAGGTGTCGATCACCGGGCGCGATCTCAGCCAGAGCAGCGAGAATCTTCCCCTGGTCGAGGTGGAGCCGCTGGAGGAGAGCCGCCGGCCGGCGGTCTGCCCCTCCTGCCATGCGGAGAACCCGGCCTCGATGAAGTTCTGCGTGGAGTGTGGCGGGGCGCTGGCGGCTCCGCAGAAGGCGGGGGGCCAAAAGGTGAGTCTGCGCAGCCGGGTGGGCTCCGCACTGGTGGAGAAGCGCCGGGAGCCGCCGCCTGCCTCGGAGGCCGCGCGCCAGAAGAATCCCTGGCCGATCCAGTTGATCTCGATCAACGAGGATGGCAGCGACGGCACCGCGATCGCCCTGGAGTTTCTGGAGACCACGGTGGGGCGCGAGGGCGATCAGCGTTTTCCCACCGACGGCTTCTTAAGTCCGCGGCACGCCCGCTTTCACGTACTCGATGGCCAGCTCTTCATCGAAGATCTCTACAGCCTCAACGGCACCTTCATTAAGCTGCGGGACGAGACTCGGCTCACCGCCGGCGACACGATCTTGATGGGGCGCCAGGTGCTGCGCTTTGAGCGCTTCGAGCAGTCGATCACGCCCAAAACCAAGAGCAGTGACGGCACACGCTACATGGGGAGCCCGGCGCCCGGGGGCACGTTTAAGATCCTGCAGATCGGCATCGGCGGGATCATCCAGAACGTGTACTGCCTGCCCGAAGCCGGCGCCGTGCTCGGTCGGGAGAAGGGCGACATTGTGTTCCCGCACGACAAGTTCATGAGCGGGCGCCACGCCCAGATTTACGCCGGCGATGACAACCAGTGCTACCTGGTCGATCTGAACTCGTCGAACGGCACCTGGATCAAGATCTGGGAGAAGACCGCGCTGAAGCATCGCGACTATATTTTTATGGGGCAGCAACTCTTTCGCGTGCATCAGGAGCAGCAGGGCTAA
- a CDS encoding HU family DNA-binding protein: MTKSELIELVSQRIDVPKNHAEEIVNAVFDAMSDALMEDERIEVRGFGSFSIRKYRARKGRNPRTGDEVQVAAKKSVHFKVGKELRERVDTLEA, from the coding sequence ATGACGAAGTCGGAACTCATTGAGCTGGTCTCGCAACGTATCGATGTCCCCAAAAATCACGCCGAAGAGATTGTGAACGCGGTGTTCGACGCGATGAGCGACGCGCTGATGGAGGATGAGCGCATCGAAGTGCGGGGCTTTGGCAGCTTCTCCATCCGCAAGTACCGCGCCCGCAAGGGACGCAACCCGCGTACCGGAGATGAGGTGCAGGTGGCGGCCAAGAAGTCGGTTCATTTCAAGGTGGGAAAAGAGCTGCGTGAGCGTGTCGATACGCTGGAGGCCTGA
- a CDS encoding radical SAM protein produces MASTTPAERAADHAIERGRPEREERSWLRLTEIFFSIQGESSFAGLPCTFVRLSRCNLRCTWCDTTYSFKGGERTEIDAIIARLDEIGCKVVEITGGEPLLQRPVHTLMTRLCDLGYTVLIETSGSLDISPIDPRVHVIMDLKAPGSGEVDKNLYANIAHLKASDEVKIVLQDRADFDWAIATLEEHDVLNHAHVIFSPVHGELNSHELANWILESGQQIRLGLQIHKFLDVE; encoded by the coding sequence ATGGCTTCCACCACGCCCGCCGAGCGCGCCGCCGATCACGCGATCGAACGCGGCCGCCCCGAACGCGAAGAGCGCAGCTGGCTGCGCCTGACCGAGATCTTCTTTAGCATCCAGGGCGAATCCAGCTTTGCCGGCCTGCCCTGCACCTTCGTGCGCCTCTCCCGCTGCAACCTGCGTTGCACCTGGTGCGATACCACCTACTCCTTCAAAGGTGGTGAGCGCACCGAAATCGACGCGATCATCGCTCGCCTCGATGAGATCGGCTGCAAGGTCGTCGAGATCACCGGTGGTGAGCCCCTGCTCCAGCGCCCGGTCCACACGCTGATGACCCGGCTCTGCGACCTGGGCTACACCGTGCTCATTGAGACCTCCGGCTCGCTGGACATCTCCCCCATCGACCCGCGGGTGCATGTGATCATGGATCTCAAGGCTCCGGGCAGTGGCGAGGTCGACAAAAACCTCTACGCCAACATCGCCCATCTTAAGGCCAGCGATGAGGTGAAGATCGTGCTCCAGGATCGCGCCGACTTCGACTGGGCGATCGCCACCCTCGAAGAGCACGACGTCCTGAACCACGCCCACGTGATCTTCTCGCCAGTCCATGGCGAGCTCAACAGCCACGAGCTGGCCAACTGGATCCTGGAGAGCGGCCAGCAGATCCGCCTGGGACTCCAGATCCATAAATTCCTCGACGTGGAGTAG
- a CDS encoding DUF7107 domain-containing protein: MTCGLNMAASSFSLRMFVRLVMTLTLLGSLGLAGCGRTVLMDRCVDDGECPAGSQCLGSVCSEPLRCQSEADCPENATCLGRFCAPIPACERDEDCPEGNLCIEGACQPPGPQCAVDTDCNTGEICLEGSCLPACQENDECDAGELCVDGVCTQTCECSDDSDCPVELSCSDTCQCEDVPACQSDEDCEGDQFCMDQICVHPQLECFNDNDCPADGRCEANVCVPAQECFIDEDCPGQASCLDGICQVLPPECFFDDDCGSEAICLDQMCVPIDGECQNDDQCPEHFACLDRFCVFDGECLRDDECAFGQVCQDAQCVAPQCERDAQCGPGGQCIAGSCVFTSCQFDDQCPQGQSCQEGICQPTQDQCQINRDCAAGEVCTNGQCLPRPPECIDDFDCGLGQSCIDGQCFGGPQCQSDQDCLPTEICRAGQCVTTQGCQVDSDCGQAEICLSGDCYFIGDCRADTDCRRDEQCIDFRCEFTDPCQAVTCSPGHVCERGDCVPVDACTVDDECAPGEICEQGACINPNQCHSDADCRADEFCQNGQCLPQGDCQSDADCRVDEICENNFCTTPEQCRRDADCPPGQECEALTRQCQPAVECSSANDCPDGFTCLDDRCVDIRQCTVDSECPGGTICNGFFCQPRPECSADNDCETGERCDLGNCVASRCQNEAQCPPAWQCVAQRCIPPLACTGDQDCPLPNLQCINNVCVDPSGCQSDGDCFPGASCVAGVCLPLPPPQCSGDSDCRPSEICEFGICAPRPECTNDRDCAATERCLNYQCQQVRECVRDDQCPTDARCIDETCVAAQCAADGDCGPGRVCDNGACVPTAPQCTDDIDCPGGFECRGGNCRPLISECSNDNQCAPNQQCEQGVCVDLPPECSIHADCGPGQECVAGECRTAPPCRTDAECPDGRSCDTLSGRCIEPTSCSSSNDCPQGQTCIGDTCRLVRSCQADVDCPSGTSCQDGICRVSANCSADADCPDNQRCDAGYCQPTRCQSDQECSSGLICVAERCVQEPACSSDADCPSPTSCINFVCDNPGGCTADSQCPTGQVCYAGACFSFPPAQCDRDTDCAQGTECNFGVCEDTSPAPSCRINADCAANELCISGVCLGGTECDADQDCSFPEVCQNQQCVLPGSCSTDSDCTEGRACIMGQCS, encoded by the coding sequence TAGCCGGCTGCGGCCGTACCGTTCTTATGGATCGCTGCGTGGACGATGGCGAGTGCCCGGCGGGCTCGCAATGCCTGGGCTCGGTGTGCTCCGAGCCCCTGCGCTGCCAGAGCGAGGCCGACTGCCCGGAGAATGCCACCTGCCTGGGCCGCTTCTGCGCGCCGATTCCGGCCTGCGAACGCGATGAGGACTGCCCCGAAGGCAACCTCTGCATCGAAGGCGCCTGCCAGCCGCCCGGGCCCCAGTGCGCGGTGGACACCGACTGCAACACCGGCGAAATCTGCCTGGAGGGCAGCTGCCTGCCCGCCTGCCAGGAGAACGACGAGTGCGACGCCGGCGAGCTCTGCGTCGATGGCGTCTGCACCCAGACCTGCGAATGTAGCGACGATAGCGACTGCCCCGTGGAGCTGAGCTGCAGCGACACCTGTCAGTGCGAGGATGTCCCCGCATGCCAGTCCGACGAGGATTGCGAAGGCGACCAGTTCTGCATGGATCAGATCTGCGTCCACCCCCAGCTGGAGTGCTTCAACGACAACGACTGCCCGGCCGACGGGCGCTGCGAAGCCAACGTCTGCGTCCCGGCCCAGGAGTGCTTCATTGACGAAGACTGCCCCGGTCAGGCCAGCTGCCTCGACGGCATCTGCCAGGTGCTCCCCCCGGAATGCTTCTTCGATGACGACTGTGGCTCAGAGGCCATCTGCCTCGATCAGATGTGCGTACCCATCGACGGCGAATGCCAGAACGACGACCAATGCCCGGAGCATTTCGCCTGCCTCGATCGCTTCTGCGTCTTCGATGGCGAGTGCCTTCGCGACGACGAATGCGCCTTTGGACAGGTCTGCCAGGATGCCCAGTGTGTCGCGCCCCAGTGCGAGCGCGACGCCCAATGTGGCCCGGGAGGCCAGTGCATCGCAGGCTCCTGCGTGTTCACATCCTGCCAGTTCGATGATCAGTGCCCGCAGGGCCAGTCCTGCCAGGAGGGCATCTGCCAGCCCACCCAGGATCAGTGCCAGATCAACCGCGACTGCGCCGCCGGCGAGGTCTGCACCAACGGCCAGTGCCTGCCGCGCCCCCCGGAGTGCATCGACGACTTTGACTGCGGACTGGGACAGAGCTGCATCGACGGGCAATGCTTCGGTGGTCCCCAGTGCCAGAGCGATCAGGACTGCCTGCCCACCGAGATCTGCCGCGCCGGCCAATGTGTCACCACCCAGGGCTGTCAGGTGGACAGCGACTGCGGCCAGGCCGAGATCTGCCTGAGCGGCGACTGCTACTTCATCGGGGATTGCCGCGCCGATACCGACTGCCGCCGCGACGAGCAATGCATCGACTTCCGCTGTGAGTTCACCGACCCCTGCCAGGCGGTCACCTGTTCGCCGGGCCACGTCTGCGAACGTGGCGACTGCGTGCCCGTCGACGCCTGCACCGTCGATGATGAGTGCGCCCCTGGCGAGATCTGTGAGCAGGGCGCCTGCATCAACCCGAATCAATGCCACTCCGATGCCGACTGCCGCGCCGATGAGTTCTGCCAGAACGGTCAGTGTTTGCCCCAGGGCGATTGCCAGTCCGATGCCGACTGCCGCGTGGACGAGATCTGCGAGAACAACTTCTGCACCACGCCGGAGCAGTGCCGTCGCGACGCCGACTGCCCCCCGGGTCAGGAATGTGAAGCGCTGACGCGTCAATGCCAGCCGGCGGTGGAGTGCTCCAGCGCCAACGACTGCCCCGACGGGTTCACCTGCCTCGACGATCGCTGCGTGGACATCCGTCAGTGCACCGTCGACAGCGAATGCCCCGGCGGCACCATCTGCAACGGCTTCTTCTGCCAGCCGCGCCCCGAGTGCAGCGCGGATAACGACTGTGAAACCGGTGAGCGTTGCGACCTGGGCAATTGCGTGGCCAGCCGCTGCCAGAATGAAGCTCAATGCCCGCCGGCCTGGCAGTGCGTTGCCCAGCGCTGCATCCCGCCCCTGGCCTGCACCGGCGATCAGGACTGCCCGCTGCCCAACCTGCAGTGCATCAACAACGTCTGCGTCGACCCGAGCGGCTGCCAGTCCGACGGCGACTGCTTCCCCGGTGCCAGCTGCGTGGCCGGCGTCTGCCTGCCGCTGCCTCCGCCCCAGTGCAGCGGCGACAGCGACTGCCGCCCCTCGGAGATCTGCGAATTCGGCATCTGCGCGCCGCGCCCCGAATGCACCAATGACCGCGACTGCGCGGCCACCGAGCGCTGCCTCAACTACCAGTGCCAGCAGGTGCGCGAATGCGTGCGTGACGATCAGTGCCCCACGGATGCCCGGTGCATCGATGAAACCTGTGTCGCGGCGCAGTGCGCCGCCGATGGCGACTGCGGCCCGGGGCGAGTCTGCGACAACGGCGCCTGCGTGCCGACAGCGCCCCAGTGCACCGACGATATCGACTGCCCCGGGGGCTTTGAGTGCCGCGGCGGCAACTGCCGCCCGCTGATCTCCGAGTGCTCCAACGACAACCAGTGCGCGCCCAACCAGCAGTGTGAGCAGGGCGTCTGCGTCGATCTCCCCCCGGAGTGCTCCATCCACGCCGACTGCGGTCCCGGCCAGGAATGTGTCGCCGGGGAGTGCCGCACCGCGCCCCCCTGCCGCACCGACGCCGAATGCCCCGACGGCCGCAGCTGCGACACCCTCAGCGGTCGTTGCATCGAGCCGACCTCCTGCTCCTCCAGCAACGACTGCCCCCAGGGTCAGACGTGCATCGGCGACACCTGCCGTCTGGTGCGCAGCTGCCAGGCCGACGTGGACTGCCCCTCCGGGACGTCCTGCCAGGACGGGATCTGCCGCGTCAGCGCCAACTGCTCAGCGGATGCCGACTGCCCCGACAACCAGCGCTGCGACGCCGGCTACTGCCAGCCCACCCGGTGCCAGAGCGACCAGGAGTGCTCCAGCGGCCTGATCTGCGTCGCCGAGCGCTGCGTGCAGGAGCCGGCCTGCAGCTCCGATGCCGACTGCCCCAGCCCGACCAGCTGCATCAACTTCGTCTGCGACAACCCCGGGGGCTGCACCGCCGACAGTCAGTGCCCCACGGGCCAGGTCTGCTACGCCGGGGCCTGCTTCAGCTTCCCTCCGGCGCAATGCGATCGCGACACCGACTGCGCACAGGGCACCGAATGCAACTTCGGGGTGTGCGAAGACACCAGCCCGGCTCCCAGCTGCCGCATCAACGCCGACTGCGCCGCCAATGAGCTCTGCATCAGCGGGGTATGCCTGGGCGGGACCGAGTGCGACGCCGACCAGGATTGCTCCTTCCCCGAAGTCTGCCAGAATCAGCAATGCGTCCTTCCCGGCTCCTGCTCCACCGACAGCGATTGCACCGAGGGCCGGGCCTGTATTATGGGTCAGTGCTCCTGA